A stretch of Bombus vancouverensis nearcticus chromosome 13, iyBomVanc1_principal, whole genome shotgun sequence DNA encodes these proteins:
- the LOC143303550 gene encoding uncharacterized protein LOC143303550, which produces MFFPFLLFPWASVIDVRTMFAEAFPSEIPFQTSLPKRKRDSEEPMGDSGGSIKRMRPCDKPRVSEWLEELFNIGAEAVSKFGFDDSVTFDENFFDAETVVLEREPPLVEIVDTDRCVKVRFANEIPEEVLEAHLRHHASGRKGISPVVRYWCMREFSELYPGAPCFDFDLV; this is translated from the exons atgttttttccctttttgttgttcccctgggcttcggtgatcgacgttcggacaatgtttgcggaggcatttccatcagagattcctttccagacttccctg cccaagcgaaagagggattccgaagaacccatgggcgactcgggaggatccatcaaacgcatgcggccctgtgataaaccacgagtatcagagtggttggaggaactattcaacattggtgccgaggccgtgtcgaaattcggCTTTGACGAttcggttactttcgacgagaatttcttcgatgcagagaccgtcgtattggagagggaaccccctctggttgaaatcgttgataccgatcgttgcgtgaaagttcgttttgcgaatgaaattcccgaagaggttttggaggcacatcttcgtcaccatgcttctgggagaaagggaatttcccctgttgtgcgctattggtgtatgcgtgagttcagcgaactttatcccggagctccttgcttcgattttgatttagtgtag